A stretch of DNA from Nonlabens ponticola:
ACCTGTGAGTTTCCACCAGGCTACTTTGAACTTTTCACGGAACCAATTCCTACGGAACCAATCGCTGCCAATGAAAACATCTACCGGATAATTTTTAAACCCATCACCATCACCAACTAGTGTCACTTTATGACCCAACTGTTGCAAGCCATGTTTCAGGGCATTGTGATAACCGCTGTATTCTCCTACCAGCAAGATGCGCATAAAAAGTATCTTTGGGATAAAGATACACGCTTGCAACCTTACACGACAGACGATCTTGAGATTCTCATCGCGACCATGGATCGTGAGGATTTGTCGTTTCTGGAAGTGATGTTTTCAAAACCGTTAGAACAGATTCATGCTAACATTTTGATAGTTAATCAAAATCAGGATAGCAAATTGGTATCTAAGAATCCCAACATCAAAGTGATTAACGATGTCGGTCGAGGTTTGAGCCGCAGCCGTAATATGGGTATTAAGAACATGACAGGTAAGTTGGGCTGGATACTCGATGATGATTGTATCATATTGCCAGATTCCATCCAAAGTATCGTGGATGCTCACAATGATATTCCATCTACAATAATCACTTTTCAAACGGAAGTCCTAGAAACAGGAGACCCTTATTGGAATTATCCTAAGCAACCTACTTTTTTCCAGCATCAGGATTTGAAGTTGATGGAAAAAGTCCTGTCGCCAGAGATTACATTTAAAAAAGAATTGATGACTCAAGAAGCTGTGTTTGACGAGCGTTTTGGATTAGGGGCACAGTTTGAAGACAGCGAAAACCTAGTTTTCCTAAGTAGCTTGAACAAGTTTGACATTTCCGGAGCTTTTTATCCAAAAATGATCGTTAAGCATGGCCAGCACAATAGCAGTGATGAGCCAGCTGCAGACCGCGTCATATATGCTCGCGGCGCGCTAGCAGCATTCTTGAAGCGATCTGTATTTTTTCACGCTTGGAAATACGCGTTCTTTCTATTGAGAAAAGGTCTGGTGAAATCACCTCGAGAACTGTTGAGGTCAAAATCCTTATTTCAAAAAGGAGCTGAGAGTTTTCAGAAAAGCGAGCTTTTAAATAACAATTAATTACCGACCTTTATTTAATGGATTATACCATCATCGACATTCCTAAAATTACTGATCCACGTGGTAATCTCGCGGTAGTTGAAAAGGCTTCTATACCATTTGCAATCAAGCGTGTGTATTATTTGTACGATGTTCCTAGTGAATCTCATCGTGGTGGTCATGCACATAAAGAGTGTTATACCATGCTTATCGCAATCAGTGGCAGTTTTATCGTGCAGCTCAATGATGGTAAAACTACTACTGAGGTATTTCTCAACAAACCAGCCAAAGGCCTTATCGTGCCGACTATGGTATGGCGAGAACTTACAGATTTTTCTAGCGGTGCGGTATGTCTCGCGCTAGCTTCTCATGATTTCTCTGAAGAGGATTACATCAGGGATTTTGACAAATTTAAATCACTTGCCGCTGCGCACGTGAAATCCTAGATTTCCTAAAATACGCTGTGTTTTTCGCAAAGATTTGAGCTGAATACGATTCATCTTGAGTAGTGATTGCTGCTTTTTAGTCAAATGATTGACATCTACTATATTTTGATACTTATGCGCGCCTGAGATATCATTTACCAATCGATAAGCTATTGCAATACCATACCTATTCAGGCTCAAATATTTTGATAAAGCATTATTCGTACTCGCATAATCATCATAATCGCTAAAATCAGGATAGCGTCTTTGGGACATGGCTACCTTGTTGGATCGATTTTCAGCGCTTTCATCCACATAAAGAGTTATCTTTTTTGAGAACGCTATTTTCAAATGAATTCCTATCCGGATAAACCAATCGATATCTTCAAAGTGGGTATAATCGGTATTGAATAGCCCAACTTTTTCCAAGGCACTAGTCTCTATAACGATGGATGAACACCGCAAAGTAGGATTTAGGTAATTGTATTTAAAAAAAGGCTCTAGTAAAACCTGAGGTTCAGAGTTTTTAAGATTAGAAAACTTAGTCTCAAGTGTTTTTCTTTTTCGTTTCAATAGATAGTTGGTCGCAAAAACCTGAGCAGTAGGGAACTTTTCAAATAATTCTTTAATCGTTGCTAGATGTTCATTTGTCCAATAATCATCCGCATCTAATAATGCAATTTGAGTAAAATCATTCTCTTGTGCATAGGCAATTCCTGCGTTGCGCGCAGCGCTCACACCTTGATTATTTTGATGAATTACTCTAATTTTTTCATTCACTAATTGATCGGCGATACGCTCGCTACCATCATTACTGCCATCATCAATGATTAAAACTTCTCTCGCGGCATAAGTTTGGTTAACGGCAGACTCTACCGCTCGCTGCAACGTGCTTGCTTTATTATATACAGGAATAACAACAAGAATATCCATTTAAAGAGAGTTGAGATGGTGTAGCAATAAATTTACCGAATTCTCATCACTGTACTTTGTAAGAATAGACTTCCGGGAATTAAAATCTTGATCAGTGAAATCGGTTGTCATAAGTTGATCAACCGCTTTCTGTATTTCTAATTTATTATTTGCGACATGAACCAAAGGACGCAAAGAATTCTCTGTTAGCATCTCGTTATTAGCAATGACGTGTTTTCCATTGAACAGCACATTCAATAATTTTAATTTCAAACCAGTCGCTTGGGTAGCCAGCATCATGTGAATTTGGGCCGCGCTTATCAATTCAGAAAGTTTGGTTTCACTTGGATTTGCTATCAGTTCAACGTTAGGTGCCTTTTCTATTTTTGATACCAATCTATTGGATGGTAATCTACCTGTGATCTTTAATTTGTGATCCAGATCATGCCATAGTTCTAGCAACTCAAACACGGCTCGCTCATTTTCAATAACATTCAAACTACCGTGAAACAGCGCAAAAAGCTCATCGCTCGCTTCATGTTTTGAGATTTGTTGACCATGAAATGCAGGAATAAGAGCAACCTGCGTTTTAGGATATTGTTTTTCAAAATGTGATTGATCATTAGAACTTATCGTCAGCAACAGCTGCGCATGCTCAAGAACGGTCTCATATTTTTTAAGTAATTGAGAATCAAGGTTGTAATACAATGATCTAGGAAAGCTTGCTTGTTGTGCAAGATGTTTATAGTACTCGTGTTCCACATTAGCGCATCTTACCACTTTTATTTTAGAGCTTAAGGATGGATGATCCAGGTAGTTACAAGTATGCAATCCTTCAAATAAGATAGCGCCTGGAGCTTCTTGTAATCGTTTTAAAAGCGACTCACTTTTTCTAGAATTTACTATGTACGGTTTACTAGGTGAGATACCAGTGATGCCTGTTTTTCTTGGGTAATAAAATACCTGCTCGCAATATCTCTCAAGCAGTTGGGCAGGCAAACGATTGCCATATTGAAAGCAATGTAAAGTGATACTTACATTACGCTCATGCAGTGCTTTGATCTTATAAAAAACGTCAATAACACCACCGTAATTAGCTGGATAAGGAACGTCAAAACTTACAATATCCAGGTGCGTGATCATACGGTTTTTTGAACCACCTCAAATACTTCACCATCATCACACTTGATCGTTTTTGATGGGTATTTAAGAATCAAGGCATAGTCATGGGTTGCCATGAGAATCGTGTTGCCGTTCTTGTTAATAGTTTGCAGTACCTCCATGATCTCAACGCTGGTTTGTGGATCTAGGTTACCGGTAGGCTCGTCTGCAATGATAAGCTCTGGATCGTTGAGTAGGGCACGAGCAATGGCAACGCGCTGCTGCTCGCCACCAGATAATTCATGCGGGTATTTAAAACCTTTGGTTTTCATGCCTACCTTGTCCAGCACCTCATCAATTTTTGAAGTCATTTCTTTTTTGTCCTTCCAGCCGGTTGCTTTAAGTACAAACTTTAGGTTATCGTGAATTGTCCTATCGGTAAGTAATTTGAAATCCTGAAAGACTACGCCTAGTTTGCGGCGCAGGTAAGGAATCTCTTTTTCGCGCAAGCGTGATAAATCAAAATCCACGATGCTGCCCTTTCCTTTTTTAAGAGGTATATCGCCATAGAGCGTCTTCATCAAGGAACTTTTACCGCTACCCGTTTTACCTATCAAATAAACAAATTCACCCTTATCAATTGTAAGGTTGATGTTCTTTAAAATCAGGTTGTCACGTTGATAAATATCTACGTCACTAAGGGTTAAAACGTGCGATGCCATGCAGGATTATTTGAGGTAAAGTTACACAAAGCTGTGAATAACCTCGCTTATAATTAATGTGCAAATCCTGCGTTAGTCACATGTAGGATTTTAATTTTACCTACTTGCAAACGACGCACACATGAAAAAATTGATAGTTGCTTTAATGACGATGGGATGCCTGCATCTAGGTCACGCACAGCAGTCAAAAATCTATACCGATAATCTCGCCACCTATAATCAAGCGCTGGATTTATACCAGGAAGATCAATACATCACGGCCCAGCGATTGTTCCAGCAGGTGCGTGAGCAGTCCAGCGATGAGACGATCAAGGGTAATGCAGCCTACTATGCGGCAAACTGTGCCGTGAGACTTAACCAGCGCAATGCAAATGATCAGGTTGAGGAATTTGTAGAGGAATTTCCTACCAGTACAAAGCGCAACAGCGCCTACATCGACGTGGCAGACTACTACTTTGAAAACGGTAACTATCGCCAGGCGGCGTTGTATTATGAGAAGGTTGATGAGAGCACGCTTTCGCGAAAGCAAAAAAACAAATATGCCTTTAACACTGGATACACGCTAGTACAAAGCAAGAAGTTTGACGAGGCAAAGCCGTACTTGAACCGTGTAAGTGACGACCCGGAATATGGCTGGCAGGCCAAATATTACCTAGGCTACATCGCTTATGAAGGCGACGATCTAGAGCAAGCAGAAGAGTTGTTCAATGAGGTCGAGGAAGCACCTGAAACAGATGCAAAGCTGTCTTATTATCAAGCAGATCTCAATTACAAACTAGGACGTTTTGACGAGGCGATACGGTTGGCGCAAGAGCAGTTGCCTAAATCTAATCGTCAAGAGCAATCGCAGCTCAACCGCATCATCGGGCAATCTCTTTTTAATAAAGGCGATTATGCTGCAGCCTTACCTTATTTGCAGGAATATCGCGGCACGCGAGGCAAGTGGAACAACAATGATTACTACCAGTTAGGTTACACTTATTACAAGCTAGACGATTTTGAAAATGCGGTGGCTACCTTCAATAAGATCATCGACGGCGAGAATGCAACGGCACAAAATGCCTACTACCATCTAGGGCAAAGCTATATCAAATTGGATCGCAGCGAGGACGCGCTCAATGCTTTCAAACGAGCAAGCGAGCTGGACTACGATGATCAAATTACTGAAGATGCGCTGTACAATTATGCAAAACTGAGCTATGAGAACGGCAATCCATACGACAGCGTTCCTGCCGTAATCCTTGATTATGTTGAGAATTATCCTGATGCCGGCAACATGGCTGAAATGAATGAACTGCTAATTGATTCTTATTTCACCTCAAAGAATTATGCAGAAGCGCTGGAACTTATGGAAGATGGCCGTATCAAGGGCAATGAGAATGTCTATGGTAAGGTAGCTTTATACAATGGGCTTAATTTATTTACCGCTGGTAACTATCAAGAAGCTATCGATAATCTTGACAAGTCTATTAAATACCTGAAACAAAAAGACTTGCTCAAAAAAGCAAGATTTTGGAAAGCCGAAAGTTTTTATCAGCTCAATAATTACCGCGACGCGCTGGATGCCTTTAATGCAGCTCAAAAGATCAATGCATCTATTGGCGAGGACGACTTGCTCAACTATGATCTAGGCTACACGCACTTCAAACTCAAGAACTACTCGCAGAGCATCAGCTCTTTTGAACGTTTTGCAACGGGCAATGGCGATGACGCGGTGCGTGTCAATGATGCCTACATGAGGATAGGCGATGCAAACTTTGTGTCAAAACAATACTGGCCAGCCATGGAGGCCTATAATAAAGCCATTCAAGGCGGCGCGACCAGATCTGATTACGCAAGTTTTCAAAAGGCATTATCCTATGGTTTTGTTAATCGAGCAGACAGCAAGATTGAGACGCTCAACGATTTCTTAAACAATTATCCATCATCACCTTATCGAGATGATGTGTTATATGAATTAGGGAACACCTACATCAATAATGATCGTGTAGCAAACGGTTTGAGTACATATGATCGATTGATTCAGGAATTCCCTAACAGTAGTTACACTTCACAAGCCATGATGCGCAAGGGATTGCAGTTGTACAATGATGGTAACTTGAATGAAGCGCTCACGGTTTTTAAAAGTGTTGCCAGTAGATATCCAGGCACACCACAAGCTGTTGAGGCAGTGAGCAGCGCACGATTGGTGTATATCGATCAAGGTAGAACAGACGAGTATGCTTCATGGGTGCGATCACTAGACTTCATCGATGTCACAGATTCTGAGCTGGACGATACAGCCTATGAAAGTGCAGAACAGGCTTTTTTACAAGGCAAAAACAGCGCAGCGATAAGAGGTTTCAACAGCTATCTTAAGCAATTTCCTAACGGTAAATATGCTTTGCAGGCGCATTTCAATCTAGCACAGGCATACTTCACGGCTGGCGATAAGCAGACCAGCATTCCTCACTACCAGTATGTGGCACAACGTGATCAAAGTGAGTATCTGGAGCCATCGCTGGCACGATTGGGCGAGATATTGCTCAATGATGCAGTAAGCAGTGGTGCTGATCGTGGTTCCGCTTACGCGAAAGCGATACCTATCCTAATCAAACTGGAAAGCATCGCAGATTTTCCACAAAACGTGGATTATGCAAGATCAAACTTGATGAAAGCCTACTACGAGACTGGACAGTTCAACAAGGCCATCAATTATGCAAATAAAGTATTGTCAAATGCAGGAACTGATGATGCTGTCAAGGCAGATGCCTATGTGATTATCGCAAGATCTGCTTTCAAGGAAAACGATATGGATCGAGCTCGATCTGCTTATCAAGATGTATTGAGAACCGCCAGCGGCGCACTCGCTGCCGAGGCTACTTTTTACAAAGGCTTCTTTGAGAATAGAGCAGGTGATCATGAAAAGGCAATCAATACCATTCAAGGGCTTTCTAAAAACTACGGTAGCTATAAATTATGGAGTGCGCGAGGTTTAGTGGTCATGGCACAAAGTTATGATGCAACAGGTCAAACACTTAATGCTGTGACCTTGTTGCAAGGTGTGATCGACAACTTCCCACAGTATCCAGATGTGGTAAGCAACGCACGCCAAGAGTTGAACCGTATCAAGGCGGTACAATCAAAAACTAATTCTTCCATTGCACCATCAAATAACTAGAACTAGATGAATATCAAATATATAATTGCAAGTGCCATTTTTGTAGCTGCCTTAACGGTTACCGCACAGGATAAGGAAGAAGATCGATTGAAT
This window harbors:
- a CDS encoding glycosyltransferase family 2 protein produces the protein MQPYTTDDLEILIATMDREDLSFLEVMFSKPLEQIHANILIVNQNQDSKLVSKNPNIKVINDVGRGLSRSRNMGIKNMTGKLGWILDDDCIILPDSIQSIVDAHNDIPSTIITFQTEVLETGDPYWNYPKQPTFFQHQDLKLMEKVLSPEITFKKELMTQEAVFDERFGLGAQFEDSENLVFLSSLNKFDISGAFYPKMIVKHGQHNSSDEPAADRVIYARGALAAFLKRSVFFHAWKYAFFLLRKGLVKSPRELLRSKSLFQKGAESFQKSELLNNN
- a CDS encoding sugar 3,4-ketoisomerase, yielding MDYTIIDIPKITDPRGNLAVVEKASIPFAIKRVYYLYDVPSESHRGGHAHKECYTMLIAISGSFIVQLNDGKTTTEVFLNKPAKGLIVPTMVWRELTDFSSGAVCLALASHDFSEEDYIRDFDKFKSLAAAHVKS
- a CDS encoding glycosyltransferase family 2 protein, giving the protein MDILVVIPVYNKASTLQRAVESAVNQTYAAREVLIIDDGSNDGSERIADQLVNEKIRVIHQNNQGVSAARNAGIAYAQENDFTQIALLDADDYWTNEHLATIKELFEKFPTAQVFATNYLLKRKRKTLETKFSNLKNSEPQVLLEPFFKYNYLNPTLRCSSIVIETSALEKVGLFNTDYTHFEDIDWFIRIGIHLKIAFSKKITLYVDESAENRSNKVAMSQRRYPDFSDYDDYASTNNALSKYLSLNRYGIAIAYRLVNDISGAHKYQNIVDVNHLTKKQQSLLKMNRIQLKSLRKTQRILGNLGFHVRSGK
- a CDS encoding glycosyltransferase family 1 protein — translated: MITHLDIVSFDVPYPANYGGVIDVFYKIKALHERNVSITLHCFQYGNRLPAQLLERYCEQVFYYPRKTGITGISPSKPYIVNSRKSESLLKRLQEAPGAILFEGLHTCNYLDHPSLSSKIKVVRCANVEHEYYKHLAQQASFPRSLYYNLDSQLLKKYETVLEHAQLLLTISSNDQSHFEKQYPKTQVALIPAFHGQQISKHEASDELFALFHGSLNVIENERAVFELLELWHDLDHKLKITGRLPSNRLVSKIEKAPNVELIANPSETKLSELISAAQIHMMLATQATGLKLKLLNVLFNGKHVIANNEMLTENSLRPLVHVANNKLEIQKAVDQLMTTDFTDQDFNSRKSILTKYSDENSVNLLLHHLNSL
- a CDS encoding cell division ATP-binding protein FtsE — encoded protein: MASHVLTLSDVDIYQRDNLILKNINLTIDKGEFVYLIGKTGSGKSSLMKTLYGDIPLKKGKGSIVDFDLSRLREKEIPYLRRKLGVVFQDFKLLTDRTIHDNLKFVLKATGWKDKKEMTSKIDEVLDKVGMKTKGFKYPHELSGGEQQRVAIARALLNDPELIIADEPTGNLDPQTSVEIMEVLQTINKNGNTILMATHDYALILKYPSKTIKCDDGEVFEVVQKTV
- a CDS encoding tetratricopeptide repeat protein codes for the protein MKKLIVALMTMGCLHLGHAQQSKIYTDNLATYNQALDLYQEDQYITAQRLFQQVREQSSDETIKGNAAYYAANCAVRLNQRNANDQVEEFVEEFPTSTKRNSAYIDVADYYFENGNYRQAALYYEKVDESTLSRKQKNKYAFNTGYTLVQSKKFDEAKPYLNRVSDDPEYGWQAKYYLGYIAYEGDDLEQAEELFNEVEEAPETDAKLSYYQADLNYKLGRFDEAIRLAQEQLPKSNRQEQSQLNRIIGQSLFNKGDYAAALPYLQEYRGTRGKWNNNDYYQLGYTYYKLDDFENAVATFNKIIDGENATAQNAYYHLGQSYIKLDRSEDALNAFKRASELDYDDQITEDALYNYAKLSYENGNPYDSVPAVILDYVENYPDAGNMAEMNELLIDSYFTSKNYAEALELMEDGRIKGNENVYGKVALYNGLNLFTAGNYQEAIDNLDKSIKYLKQKDLLKKARFWKAESFYQLNNYRDALDAFNAAQKINASIGEDDLLNYDLGYTHFKLKNYSQSISSFERFATGNGDDAVRVNDAYMRIGDANFVSKQYWPAMEAYNKAIQGGATRSDYASFQKALSYGFVNRADSKIETLNDFLNNYPSSPYRDDVLYELGNTYINNDRVANGLSTYDRLIQEFPNSSYTSQAMMRKGLQLYNDGNLNEALTVFKSVASRYPGTPQAVEAVSSARLVYIDQGRTDEYASWVRSLDFIDVTDSELDDTAYESAEQAFLQGKNSAAIRGFNSYLKQFPNGKYALQAHFNLAQAYFTAGDKQTSIPHYQYVAQRDQSEYLEPSLARLGEILLNDAVSSGADRGSAYAKAIPILIKLESIADFPQNVDYARSNLMKAYYETGQFNKAINYANKVLSNAGTDDAVKADAYVIIARSAFKENDMDRARSAYQDVLRTASGALAAEATFYKGFFENRAGDHEKAINTIQGLSKNYGSYKLWSARGLVVMAQSYDATGQTLNAVTLLQGVIDNFPQYPDVVSNARQELNRIKAVQSKTNSSIAPSNN